In Apium graveolens cultivar Ventura chromosome 10, ASM990537v1, whole genome shotgun sequence, the following are encoded in one genomic region:
- the LOC141689026 gene encoding CEN-like protein 1 has protein sequence MSRLIEPLTAGRVVGDVVDTFSPSVKMKVTYNSNKQVCNGHELMPNVITWRPRVEIGGQDLREAYTLVMTDPDAPSPSDPHLKEHVHWIVTDIPGTTDISFGREVVNYEPPNPVIGIHRYVFVLFKQRGRHAVNRAPSSRDNFSTRCFSEEHGLGLPVAAVYFNAQRETAARRRS, from the exons ATGTCTAGACTGATAGAGCCACTTACAGCAGGGAGAGTTGTGGGAGATGTGGTTGATACTTTCAGTCCAAGTGTGAAGATGAAGGTTACATATAACAGTAATAAGCAAGTTTGTAATGGTCATGAGCTTATGCCTAATGTCATTACTTGGAGACCTCGCGTTGAGATTGGAGGTCAAGACTTGAGGGAAGCTTATACACTT GTAATGACTGATCCAGATGCTCCAAGCCCCAGTGATCCACATCTGAAGGAGCATGTTCACTG GATTGTTACTGATATTCCAGGCACAACAGACATATCCTTCG GAAGGGAAGTAGTGAACTACGAGCCACCAAATCCGGTGATAGGGATCCATCGCTACGTGTTCGTATTGTTTAAGCAGAGAGGAAGGCATGCAGTGAACAGAGCACCATCATCGCGAGACAATTTCAGCACCAGATGCTTCTCTGAGGAGCATGGTTTAGGACTCCCTGTGGCTGCTGTCTACTTCAATGCGCAACGAGAAACTGCGGCGAGAAGAAGATCCTGA
- the LOC141693016 gene encoding E3 ubiquitin-protein ligase XBAT33-like codes for MGNSFGCSASGERLISAARDGDFVEAKMLLDCNPCLAKYSTFGGLNSPLHFASAKGHNEIVALLIENGADVNSRNYCGQTALMQACRYGHWEVVQTLLLYRCKVTRGDYLSGRTALHFAAANGHVRCLRLVVADFVPSSPFDSINGQANGSTGDAPNCSNKPDQSALAKFVNKAADGGITALHMAALNGYFDCVQLLLNFHANVSAVTFDYGTTMDSIGAGSTPLHYAACGGNLKCCQILLANGASRLMLNCHGCLPLDVAKTWGRHWLEPLLTPNSELTVPVFAPSNYLSLPLMSILNIAREFGLQSSTTDDAENCAVCLERPCTVAAEGCRHELCVRCALYLCSTSNICSELKGPPGSIPCPLCRHGIISYTKLPGSQEKEIKLNMSLGLCTPCMIHTRESNHLTPACTPEIRKNRVASVSSDIFCPVTCSPFPSVTIPMCTCNDGSCPSFEPREVATQNESPRAQSPSHDQDKMLTVRPEKTSCSKMFWSRRSCSREQQCNSEINS; via the exons ATGGGGAATTCATTTGGGTGCTCAGCATCTGGAGAGAGACTGATATCAGCAGCAAGAGATGGTGATTTTGTTGAAGCAAAGATGCTTCTTGATTGCAATCCTTGTCTTGCTAAATACTCCACTTTTGGTGGTCTTAACTCTCCCCTTCACTTTGCTTCTGCTAAAGGCCACAATGAG ATTGTTGCATTGTTAATTGAGAATGGAGCTGATGTGAATTCAAGAAATTATTGCGGGCAG ACAGCATTGATGCAAGCTTGTAGATATGGGCACTGGGAAGTTGTTCAAACCCTTCTCTTGTATAGATGTAAA GTTACAAGAGGGGACTATCTTAGTGGGAGGACTGCTCTCCATTTTGCAGCCGCAAATGGGCATGTCAGATGTTTAAGACTGGTAGTGGCTGATTTTGTTCCAAGTTCGCCTTTTGATTCTATAAATGGTCAAGCTAATGGCAGTACTGGTGATGCTCCCAACTGCAGTAACAAACCTGATCAAAG TGCCTTGGCAAAGTTTGTAAATAAGGCTGCTGATGGTGGGATCACTGCTCTTCACATGGCTGCATTGAATGGCTATTTTGATTGTGTTCAGCTACTATTAAATTTTCATGCCAATGTTTCAGCTGTCACATTTGATTATGGAACGACAATGGATTCAATAG GAGCTGGGAGCACGCCCTTGCATTATGCGGCTTGTGGAGGAAACTTGAAATGTTGTCAG ATCCTCCTCGCAAATGGTGCCAGCCGGTTGATGCTAAACTGCCATGG GTGCTTGCCGCTTGATGTTGCGAAGACATGGGGACGTCATTGGCTTGAACCACTGCTAACGCCTAATTCTGAGTTGACTGTACCAGTGTTCGCCCCTTCAAATTATTTGTCATTGCCACTCATGAGTATTCTTAACATCGCGAG AGAGTTTGGTTTGCAGTCTTCAACCACTGATGATGCTGAAAATTGTGCTGTTTGCTTGGAGAGGCCATGTACTGTAGCTGCTGAAG GCTGCAGGCATGAACTTTGTGTAAGATGTGCACTCTATCTTTGCTCAACAAGCAACATCTGTTCGGAACTTAAAGGTCCTCCTGGGTCCATCCCATGTCCTCTTTGCCGACACGGTATCATCTCTTATACCAAATTGCCAGGTTCtcaagaaaaagaaattaaaCTAAATATGTCCCTTGGCCTATGTACCCCGTGCATGATTCACACTCGAGAATCAAATCATTTGACACCAGCTTGCACCCCTGAGATTCGAAAGAATCGTGTAGCTTCAGTTTCTTCAGATATATTCTGCCCAGTTACCTGTAGCCCATTTCCTTCAGTTACCATTCCTATGTGCACCTGCAATGATGGATCATGCCCATCTTTTGAACCTAGGGAAGTTGCAACACAAAATGAATCTCCTCGCGCACAATCTCCATCTCATGACCAAGACAAGATGTTAACAGTGAGACCAGAGAAAACTAGTTGCTCAAAAATGTTTTGGAGCAGAAGAAGCTGTAGCAGGGAGCAACAATGCAATTCTGAAATAAACTCTTGA
- the LOC141693730 gene encoding homeobox-leucine zipper protein ROC5-like isoform X2 has protein sequence MEGLDEMGLIGGNYHPGAMVRTREEDFESKSGSENMEVPSGDEQERPRGRSQKKKKYHRHTPFQIQELEASFKENPHPDEKQRLELGKRLSLENKQVKFWFQNRRTQMKTQLERHENLILKQENDKLRIENIAIKEAMRNPICSGCGGAAILGEISFEENHLRIENARLKDELNRMCVLTNKFIGRPLSPLPGPFPPMSNFNLELAVGRNGFGGLGPAEAALPIGYDFSTGVPNALHVMPPTKPVASMAGLDTPFEKSLLLELASNAMNELLKLTQIDNPLWFRSLDGSCEALNFEEYTRTITPCIDTKPGLRTEGTRAIGMSTINSADFAEMMMEANRWADMFPGMIGSCSTLDVISSGMGGSRNGALQLMHAEIQIISPLVPTRQVRFLRFSKQHGDGVWAVVDVSVDAVTDGHAHTTMHCRRFPSGCVVQDMPNGYSKVTWVEHAEYDESSVHHLYRPLLRSGMGFGAQKWVATLQRQCDFLATIMSSAGPSEDHSVITPNGKRSMAKLVQRMTHNFCAGVCATMHKWEVVQVGNMGEDARLMIRKGVHGPGEPSGIILSATLSVWIPVQPQQLFDLLQNEELRSRWDLLSHGGQMQQMVCIAKGQDSGNRISLSCANASGGTSNQSNMLILQETSNDAFGSLIVSAAVDMSSMNVVMNGGDSSCVTILPSGFAIVPDCFPDATGPNEIVGKESSCHDGSGGSLLTVSFQIMVSDLPAAKLTVESVETVNNLITRTIQGIKEALHCN, from the exons TTCATTCAAGGAGAATCCTCATCCTGATGAGAAACAAAGGTTGGAACTTGGGAAGAGGTTGAGCTTGGAAAACAAGCAAGTCAAATTTTGGTTTCAGAATAGACGAACACAAATGAAG ACTCAACTGGAACGCCATGAAAATTTAATTCTGAAGCAAGAGAACGATAAGCTTCGAATAGAGAACATTGCTATCAAGGAAGCCATGAGAAATCCGATTTGCAGTGGGTGTGGTGGAGCTGCAATACTTGGTGAGATATCGTTTGAGGAGAATCATCTTCGGATTGAGAATGCAAGATTAAAAGATGAGCTTAATCGCATGTGTGTCCTGACTAACAAATTCATAGGAAGACCTTTGTCGCCTTTACCAGGTCCCTTCCCTCCAATGTCAAACTTCAACTTGGAACTTGCAGTAGGAAGAAATGGCTTTGGTGGTTTAGGTCCTGCAGAGGCAGCATTGCCCATTGGATATGATTTTAGCACTGGTGTTCCAAATGCATTGCATGTTATGCCTCCAACCAAACCAGTAGCCAGCATGGCTGGTCTTGATACACCATTTGAGAAATCGTTGCTTCTTGAACTTGCTTCGAATGCAATGAACGAGTTACTGAAGTTGACTCAGATCGATAATCCACTCTGGTTTAGAAGCTTGGATGGAAGTTGTGAAGCACTAAATTTCGAAGAGTACACAAGGACAATTACTCCTTGCATCGACACGAAACCTGGTCTGAGGACTGAGGGTACGAGAGCCATTGGTATGTCGACCATCAACAGCGCAGATTTTGCTGAGATGATGATGGAAGCA AATCGATGGGCTGATATGTTTCCTGGCATGATTGGGAGCTGCTCTACCCTTGATGTAATTTCTAGTGGCATGGGTGGTTCTCGGAATGGTGCTCTGCAGCTG ATGCATGCTGAGATCCAAATCATTTCACCATTGGTCCCCACTCGTCAAGTGAGGTTTCTTCGATTCAGCAAGCAACATGGAGATGGGGTGTGGGCTGTCGTTGACGTTTCTGTTGATGCTGTTACTGATGGCCATGCACACACAACCATGCACTGCAGGAGGTTTCCTTCTGGGTGcgttgtgcaagatatgcctaATGGTTATTCCAAG GTTACCTGGGTAGAGCATGCAGAATATGATGAGAGTTCAGTCCACCACCTTTACCGTCCTTTGCTGAGGTCTGGCATGGGCTTTGGTGCACAAAAGTGGGTTGCAACCCTTCAAAGGCAATGCGACTTTTTGGCAACCATAATGTCCTCTGCTGGACCCAGTGAAGACCATTCAG TGATCACACCTAACGGTAAGAGAAGCATGGCAAAACTGGTGCAACGCATGACTCATAACTTCTGTGCTGGAGTTTGTGCAACAATGCACAAATGGGAAGTTGTTCAAGTTGGGAATATGGGTGAAGATGCAAGGTTGATGATACGGAAAGGTGTTCACGGACCAGGAGAGCCATCTGGCATAATTTTGAGTGCCACATTGTCTGTTTGGATTCCTGTCCAACCGCAGCAATTGTTTGATTTACTGCAGAATGAAGAACTGAGGAGTCGATGGGATCTTTTGTCCCATGGTGGTCAAATGCAACAGATGGTCTGCATTGCTAAGGGACAAGATTCTGGCAACAGAATCTCTCTCTCATGTGCTAAT GCTTCAGGTGGTACATCAAATCAGAGTAACATGTTAATACTACAGGAGACGTCCAACGATGCGTTTGGATCATTAATAGTTTCCGCAGCTGTTGACATGTCATCAATGAATGTGGTAATGAACGGGGGAGACTCTTCATGTGTAACTATCCTTCCGTCTGGTTTTGCAATAGTTCCAGATTGCTTCCCGGATGCCACAGGACCTAATGAAATTGTGGGAAAGGAAAGTAGCTGTCATGATGGCAGTGGTGGTTCTCTTCTAACCGTCAGTTTCCAGATTATGGTAAGTGACCTCCCTGCAGCTAAGCTCACAGTAGAGTCAGTTGAGACGGTGAACAATCTTATAACTCGCACAATTCAAGGAATCAAAGAAGCACTTCATTGCAATTAA